A part of Gramella sp. MAR_2010_147 genomic DNA contains:
- the pseC gene encoding UDP-4-amino-4,6-dideoxy-N-acetyl-beta-L-altrosamine transaminase, with protein sequence MNNPIPYGRQNITEEDIEAVVSTLKSDYLTQGPRIAEFEEAFANYVDSKFAVAVSNGTAALHLCALALNVKKGDKVITTPITFAASANCVRYCGGEVVFVDIDPETYLLDIDNVRKLLEAEPKGTYKGIIPVDFAGRAVDLEAFRKVAEEYDLWIIEDSCHAPGGFFETNGEKEFCGNGKYADLAIFSFHPVKHIASGEGGMITTNDEKLYNKLLQLRTHGITKDQDSFENSLSFARGDDSPNNSPEFPGWYMEMQDLGFNYRITDFQAALGSNQLKRADKGLTNRREIAKKYFEAFKDASFVRSQSGIVEGHAYHLYILEVNNRLELYNYLREYKIFAQIHYIPCHLMPYYRGLGWEEGDLPNAENYYKGCISLPMFPTLTETEQDFVIEKIESFYVGK encoded by the coding sequence ATGAATAACCCAATTCCATACGGTCGACAAAATATCACAGAAGAAGATATTGAAGCGGTGGTGTCCACTTTAAAGTCAGATTACCTTACACAGGGTCCTAGGATTGCTGAGTTTGAAGAAGCTTTCGCGAATTATGTGGATTCTAAATTCGCTGTTGCGGTTTCAAATGGTACGGCTGCACTCCATCTTTGTGCTCTCGCATTAAATGTTAAAAAAGGAGATAAGGTTATAACTACGCCAATTACTTTTGCTGCCTCTGCTAATTGTGTAAGATATTGTGGAGGTGAAGTCGTATTTGTAGATATAGACCCGGAAACTTATCTTCTCGATATTGATAATGTTCGCAAACTTTTGGAAGCTGAACCTAAAGGGACTTATAAGGGAATTATTCCTGTTGACTTTGCCGGAAGAGCAGTAGATCTGGAGGCATTTAGAAAAGTTGCTGAAGAGTATGATCTATGGATAATAGAGGATTCATGCCATGCTCCTGGAGGATTTTTTGAAACTAATGGTGAAAAAGAATTCTGTGGAAATGGAAAGTATGCAGATTTAGCTATTTTTTCTTTCCATCCTGTTAAGCATATTGCGAGTGGAGAAGGAGGTATGATTACTACCAATGATGAGAAGTTATACAATAAACTTTTACAACTAAGAACGCATGGAATAACAAAGGATCAGGATAGTTTTGAGAATTCTCTATCATTTGCTCGAGGGGATGATTCACCAAATAATTCCCCTGAATTTCCTGGCTGGTATATGGAAATGCAGGATTTAGGTTTCAATTATCGAATTACAGATTTTCAAGCAGCCTTAGGTTCAAACCAGTTAAAGCGTGCAGATAAAGGTTTGACGAACAGAAGAGAAATTGCGAAAAAATATTTTGAAGCTTTTAAAGATGCATCATTTGTGAGGTCTCAATCTGGCATCGTTGAGGGGCATGCGTATCATTTATATATCCTTGAAGTTAATAATAGATTAGAACTTTATAATTATTTAAGGGAGTACAAAATTTTCGCTCAAATACATTATATACCTTGTCACTTAATGCCTTATTATAGAGGATTAGGTTGGGAGGAAGGGGATTTGCCAAATGCGGAAAACTATTATAAGGGGTGTATAAGCCTGCCCATGTTTCCTACTTTAACTGAAACCGAACAAGATTTTGTGATTGAAAAAATAGAATCTTTTTATGTTGGAAAGTAA
- a CDS encoding aldo/keto reductase, with amino-acid sequence MLESKIGLGTVQFGMAYGISNKNGQTSNAEVAQILKLAKDNNILILDSASAYGNSEEVLGENDLSCFNIISKFMPPKDGRSILIQFEESLKSLGVNSIYGYLAHRPLNLIENPSRWAELSKIKSSNRVQKIGFSLNEPSELSYLLEKNLIPDLVQVPYNYFDRRFENEIIKLKQLGCEIHTRSTFLQGLFFMSPEDLSDFFDEIKPSLGQLQKISTLNGALLRFVLEKDFVDKTIIGVENVNQLKDNIKSIQNTSALPDLENHINEDILIPSRWPTN; translated from the coding sequence ATGTTGGAAAGTAAAATTGGTTTGGGAACTGTACAATTTGGAATGGCTTACGGTATATCAAACAAAAATGGCCAAACCTCGAATGCTGAAGTTGCCCAAATTCTAAAACTTGCTAAGGATAACAATATTTTGATTTTAGATTCAGCCTCAGCCTACGGGAATTCTGAAGAAGTACTTGGTGAGAATGATTTAAGCTGTTTTAATATTATAAGCAAGTTCATGCCACCGAAAGATGGGAGATCAATTTTAATTCAATTTGAAGAAAGTTTAAAAAGCTTAGGTGTAAATAGTATCTATGGATATCTGGCCCATAGACCGCTAAATTTGATTGAGAATCCTTCCAGGTGGGCGGAATTGTCAAAAATAAAATCTAGTAACAGAGTTCAAAAAATTGGTTTTTCGCTGAATGAACCATCTGAATTAAGCTATTTACTAGAAAAAAATCTAATTCCAGATTTAGTACAGGTGCCATACAATTATTTTGATAGAAGATTTGAAAATGAAATTATTAAATTAAAACAACTGGGATGTGAGATTCATACAAGATCAACATTTCTTCAGGGATTATTCTTTATGTCCCCGGAAGATCTAAGTGATTTTTTTGATGAAATCAAACCTAGCTTAGGACAATTACAGAAGATTTCAACTCTTAACGGCGCTTTATTGAGATTCGTTTTAGAAAAAGATTTTGTTGATAAAACTATTATAGGTGTAGAGAATGTGAATCAATTAAAAGATAATATTAAGAGCATTCAGAATACCAGCGCTTTACCAGACCTGGAAAATCATATTAATGAAGATATATTAATTCCTTCACGATGGCCAACAAATTAA
- a CDS encoding Gfo/Idh/MocA family oxidoreductase, protein MANKLKLGVIGMSEGNGHPYSWSAIFNGYDKLAMKECPFPIIPEYLSRQSFPEDGLGHLGEVTHIWTQDKTISADIANASKILNVVEHPEDMINHVDAILLARDDAENHEDMARPFIKAGLPIFIDKPLALSKKEAENIINSERTENQIFTCSSLRFAEELKLSLEEKRDLGDLIHIEAQVPNKWDTYAIHLIEPIIELNPERGNLISIHRLKNKGIHSTLVQWENISAYLKVTGKLSLPLRFKFYGVNGVVQKDFLDSYSCFKRSLEKFINVIRGSEPNINRNDTLEAIEILENGR, encoded by the coding sequence ATGGCCAACAAATTAAAATTAGGTGTTATAGGGATGAGTGAGGGGAATGGACATCCTTATTCTTGGAGTGCAATTTTTAATGGCTATGATAAATTAGCAATGAAAGAATGTCCGTTTCCTATTATACCCGAATATTTAAGTAGACAAAGCTTTCCAGAAGACGGTTTAGGTCATCTGGGTGAAGTAACTCATATCTGGACTCAGGATAAGACAATTTCTGCGGATATTGCAAATGCTTCTAAGATCTTAAATGTTGTTGAACATCCGGAAGATATGATCAACCATGTGGACGCAATACTATTGGCGAGAGATGACGCAGAGAATCATGAAGATATGGCTAGACCATTTATAAAAGCAGGTTTACCAATTTTTATTGATAAACCACTAGCTCTTTCTAAAAAAGAGGCAGAGAATATTATTAATAGTGAAAGGACAGAGAATCAAATTTTCACCTGTTCATCACTACGTTTTGCGGAAGAATTAAAATTGTCACTAGAAGAAAAAAGGGACTTAGGAGATCTAATACATATTGAAGCTCAAGTACCTAATAAATGGGACACTTATGCTATACATTTAATCGAGCCAATAATTGAATTAAATCCAGAACGAGGTAACCTTATTTCTATTCATAGATTAAAGAATAAAGGTATTCACAGCACATTAGTACAATGGGAGAATATTTCAGCCTACCTTAAAGTTACAGGAAAGCTATCTCTACCTTTAAGATTTAAGTTTTATGGGGTGAATGGAGTGGTTCAAAAAGATTTTTTAGATTCATACAGCTGTTTTAAAAGATCTCTGGAGAAATTTATAAATGTGATCCGAGGGAGCGAGCCTAATATAAATAGGAATGACACTTTGGAGGCGATTGAAATTTTAGAAAACGGTAGGTAA
- a CDS encoding SDR family oxidoreductase: MKNILITGGSGKVGFQLLKHFLANGLNVITTSTNKNRFLTEKKNELTEEQFDKLKIIEVNFNDSDAENIILNFLDFHKISITDIIHNARSLEFLKIDDDKSISNRNFAGEFYIDVIFPYRLTLAIKNKSDNELANIIFISSMYGVVGPTPSLYEDFENSSPIHYGVCKAAQIHLTKELAVRLAPKIRVNCVSFGGIKGRTDSEFEKRYLNLTPQKKMLIDEDVIGPVDYLISENSKNMTGQNLKVDGGWTIW; the protein is encoded by the coding sequence ATGAAAAATATTTTAATTACAGGTGGGAGTGGAAAGGTAGGATTTCAATTGTTGAAGCATTTCCTTGCTAATGGTTTAAACGTTATAACTACTTCTACTAATAAGAATCGATTTTTAACAGAGAAAAAAAATGAGCTAACAGAAGAACAATTTGATAAGTTAAAGATTATTGAAGTAAATTTCAATGATTCTGATGCTGAGAATATAATCTTGAATTTTCTGGATTTTCATAAGATTTCAATTACAGATATTATTCATAATGCTAGATCACTAGAATTTTTAAAGATTGACGATGACAAATCTATTTCCAATCGTAACTTCGCAGGTGAATTTTACATTGATGTAATTTTTCCTTATCGGTTAACACTTGCGATTAAGAACAAAAGTGATAATGAATTAGCTAATATTATTTTCATTTCTTCTATGTATGGCGTTGTAGGTCCAACACCATCACTATACGAGGATTTTGAAAATTCGTCACCAATACATTATGGAGTTTGTAAAGCAGCGCAAATTCACCTTACCAAAGAATTAGCTGTAAGACTAGCGCCAAAGATCAGAGTAAATTGTGTGAGCTTTGGTGGAATTAAAGGTAGAACAGATTCCGAATTCGAAAAACGATATTTGAACTTAACACCACAAAAAAAAATGTTAATAGATGAAGATGTCATAGGTCCTGTAGATTATCTTATTTCAGAAAATTCAAAAAATATGACTGGGCAGAACTTAAAAGTTGATGGTGGATGGACAATATGGTAA
- a CDS encoding acylneuraminate cytidylyltransferase family protein, which yields MDNMVNKKVIAIIPARGGSKRIPKKNILEIHGKPMLAWTIEAALKSKYIDEVLVSTDDEEIANIGKRYGAKVPFLRSLNSDDHSPISLATIHALDQWEDEGYSKHEIVVQLMANCPLRTSSDIDDSIENFFKKDLDFQISCFKYGWMNPWWAHEIDKQGLAKPVFPESERMKRSQDQPDLYCPTGAIWISRVKELKKSQSFYGSGYSFFPINWIKAIDIDEYEDLEMAKYFMNSKIGK from the coding sequence ATGGACAATATGGTAAATAAGAAAGTTATTGCGATAATACCAGCTAGAGGAGGATCGAAGAGAATTCCTAAAAAGAATATTTTAGAAATTCACGGAAAACCTATGTTAGCCTGGACCATTGAGGCAGCCTTAAAATCTAAATACATAGATGAAGTATTAGTAAGTACTGATGATGAAGAAATTGCAAATATTGGGAAAAGGTATGGAGCCAAGGTTCCATTTTTGAGAAGTTTAAATTCAGATGATCACTCTCCAATTAGTTTAGCGACAATTCATGCACTTGATCAATGGGAAGATGAGGGGTATTCCAAGCATGAAATAGTAGTACAATTGATGGCTAATTGCCCGCTTCGTACAAGTTCTGACATTGATGACTCCATTGAAAATTTTTTTAAGAAAGATCTGGATTTTCAAATTAGTTGTTTCAAGTATGGTTGGATGAATCCATGGTGGGCACACGAGATAGATAAGCAAGGACTTGCTAAACCAGTGTTTCCGGAATCTGAAAGAATGAAGAGGTCACAGGATCAACCCGATTTATATTGTCCTACTGGCGCAATCTGGATATCAAGGGTGAAGGAATTGAAAAAATCCCAGAGTTTTTATGGATCTGGTTATTCCTTTTTTCCAATTAATTGGATTAAAGCAATTGATATTGATGAATATGAAGATTTAGAGATGGCTAAATATTTTATGAATAGTAAGATTGGCAAATAA
- a CDS encoding SDR family oxidoreductase, protein MDKLNSILNINPKGKVVLVTGGYGYLGKAISESLINHGALVYVLGRNKNKFEEVFVKNSFLNKKLFFQFCDISDTKSIQNAFEKINSERKIDVLINNAFYLSGQSPETMNDDEWSYGIDGTLNSVFKCTREIIPFFKFTGDGKIINVSSMYGVIAPDFEVYEDFPQFLNPPNYGAAKAGVLQLTKYFSSYLGKWNIKLNAVTPGAFPSKGVQEDKKFVENLKKKSCLNQIGKPEDLAGIFTFLSSDASNFITGQNFIVDGGWTVK, encoded by the coding sequence ATGGATAAACTAAATAGCATACTGAATATCAATCCTAAAGGTAAGGTGGTTCTAGTTACTGGTGGTTACGGGTACTTAGGTAAAGCAATTTCTGAAAGTTTAATCAACCATGGAGCACTAGTATATGTGTTGGGAAGAAATAAAAATAAGTTTGAAGAAGTGTTTGTAAAGAATTCTTTCTTAAATAAAAAACTCTTTTTTCAATTTTGCGATATTTCAGATACGAAGAGTATTCAAAATGCTTTTGAAAAAATTAATAGCGAACGCAAAATAGATGTATTGATTAACAATGCATTTTACTTATCCGGTCAGTCTCCTGAAACTATGAATGATGATGAATGGAGCTATGGAATTGACGGCACATTAAATTCGGTATTTAAATGTACAAGAGAAATAATACCTTTCTTTAAATTTACTGGTGACGGAAAAATTATAAATGTATCCTCTATGTATGGAGTGATTGCTCCAGATTTTGAGGTATATGAAGATTTTCCTCAATTCCTGAATCCTCCAAATTATGGAGCGGCAAAGGCGGGAGTTTTACAATTGACAAAATATTTCTCATCTTACTTAGGTAAATGGAATATTAAATTGAATGCAGTTACACCTGGAGCTTTTCCTTCCAAAGGGGTTCAGGAGGATAAGAAATTTGTTGAGAATTTAAAGAAAAAATCATGTTTGAACCAGATAGGAAAACCTGAGGATTTAGCAGGAATATTTACATTCCTATCTTCTGATGCATCAAATTTTATAACCGGTCAAAATTTTATCGTAGATGGTGGATGGACGGTTAAATAA
- a CDS encoding GNAT family N-acetyltransferase: protein MRKYKVLNKNNYESGEFKIIPLRLEDRFEIMKWRNEQIYHLRQNKPLTEKDQDEYYKSVVDKLYEKERPDQILFSFLKGEKLIGYGGLVHINWIDENAEISFIMETALETNNFESLWIEFLNLIEEVAFKDLSLHKIFTYAFDLRPKLYTALKKSGFGLSARLSEHCFFENKFIDVLIHSKFNKEKELRNAAFSDVDLIFNWAKNPIVRQYSFSKEKIQFGDHVKWFINKIEDPKCRYYILEINGVPAGSIRFDLDENNEALITYLIDPVFSGKGLGTYILKVGLERLESDVPFVKVISGYVMPENIASIKIFEKLRFKDMGRKEYEGIEMIEFIYLKK from the coding sequence GTGAGAAAGTATAAAGTTTTAAATAAAAATAATTATGAGAGTGGGGAATTTAAAATTATTCCCTTGCGTTTAGAGGATCGTTTTGAAATAATGAAATGGAGAAATGAACAAATATATCATTTAAGACAAAATAAACCTCTCACAGAAAAGGATCAGGATGAATATTACAAATCGGTAGTAGATAAACTTTATGAAAAAGAGCGTCCAGATCAAATACTATTTTCTTTTTTGAAAGGTGAAAAATTAATTGGCTATGGAGGATTAGTACATATTAATTGGATAGATGAAAACGCTGAAATTTCTTTTATTATGGAGACGGCATTGGAAACCAATAATTTTGAAAGCCTATGGATTGAATTTTTAAATCTAATCGAGGAAGTTGCTTTTAAAGACTTAAGCCTACATAAGATTTTCACTTATGCTTTTGACTTACGTCCTAAATTATATACTGCTTTGAAAAAATCTGGTTTTGGCTTAAGTGCTAGATTATCTGAGCATTGCTTTTTTGAAAATAAATTTATTGATGTTCTAATTCACTCCAAATTCAATAAGGAGAAAGAACTGAGAAATGCAGCATTCTCAGATGTTGATTTAATTTTTAATTGGGCAAAAAATCCAATCGTTAGGCAATATTCATTTAGTAAAGAAAAAATTCAGTTTGGTGACCATGTGAAATGGTTTATAAATAAAATAGAAGATCCAAAATGTAGGTATTACATATTGGAAATCAATGGGGTTCCCGCGGGCTCAATTAGATTTGATCTTGATGAAAATAATGAAGCATTAATTACTTATTTAATAGATCCGGTTTTTTCAGGAAAAGGCTTAGGGACATACATCTTGAAAGTAGGTTTGGAACGGCTTGAAAGCGATGTACCCTTTGTGAAAGTTATTTCTGGGTATGTTATGCCAGAAAATATTGCTTCAATAAAAATTTTTGAAAAATTGAGATTTAAAGATATGGGTAGAAAGGAATATGAAGGAATAGAAATGATTGAATTTATATACTTGAAAAAATGA
- a CDS encoding formyltransferase family protein encodes MTFVLVTEKIWHINFFEILKEESEHSWFLINSKKEFNIGHLREINPDKIFIPHWSYIIKEEIFSNYECIVFHMTDLPYGRGGSPLQNLIVRGHSETKVSALKVTKGIDEGDIYLKRDLNLNGTAEEIFMRCSKVIFEMIDEIIFKAIKPIPQIGDIVNFKRRTPDQSDLSNLKTLEDIFNYIRMLDAEQYPKAFLETETLKFEFSRASYKSDKSIIADVRITKK; translated from the coding sequence ATGACCTTTGTTTTAGTTACTGAAAAGATTTGGCATATAAACTTCTTTGAAATTTTAAAAGAAGAAAGTGAACATTCATGGTTCTTAATCAATTCGAAGAAGGAATTCAATATTGGGCATCTTCGAGAAATTAATCCTGACAAGATTTTTATTCCGCACTGGTCTTACATTATAAAAGAGGAAATTTTTTCTAATTATGAATGCATAGTATTTCATATGACCGATCTCCCTTATGGAAGAGGAGGTAGCCCATTGCAAAATCTGATTGTTCGAGGACATTCTGAAACGAAGGTTTCTGCATTAAAAGTAACTAAGGGAATTGATGAAGGTGATATTTATTTAAAACGAGATTTAAATCTTAATGGAACTGCTGAAGAAATTTTCATGAGATGCTCAAAAGTTATTTTCGAGATGATAGATGAGATCATATTTAAAGCCATAAAACCGATTCCACAAATAGGAGATATTGTTAATTTTAAGCGACGAACACCTGATCAGTCTGATCTCTCAAATCTCAAAACTTTAGAAGATATATTTAATTATATACGTATGCTTGATGCAGAACAGTATCCAAAAGCATTTTTAGAAACTGAAACTTTGAAATTTGAATTTTCAAGGGCAAGTTATAAATCTGATAAATCGATAATAGCAGATGTTAGAATCACTAAGAAATAA
- a CDS encoding PIG-L family deacetylase, which produces MLESLRNKNLLIVVAHPDDELLGLGATMNCLIKGNYNVNTHVVILGEGITSRAKSRNTEMWKKELRIHRENIRSAQKSIGYHSHSIYDFPDNRFDTVALLDIIKVVEKEKQKFQPDVIFTHHGGDVNIDHQRTFESVITSCRPMKHEKVQTIITFETPSGTEWRASSDPKHFIPNLFFKVNEENVDAKIKGMESYEFERREYPHPRSPEALKIQAQRWGVSIGTDYAEAFQIIRSIN; this is translated from the coding sequence ATGTTAGAATCACTAAGAAATAAAAACTTATTAATTGTAGTTGCCCATCCAGATGATGAATTATTGGGTCTCGGAGCCACTATGAATTGTCTAATAAAGGGAAATTATAATGTTAATACTCATGTAGTAATTCTAGGAGAAGGCATAACAAGCCGAGCTAAAAGTCGGAATACTGAAATGTGGAAAAAAGAATTAAGAATTCACAGAGAAAATATAAGGTCTGCCCAAAAATCAATTGGGTATCATAGTCATAGTATTTATGATTTTCCAGATAATAGATTTGACACCGTTGCTTTACTTGATATTATCAAAGTGGTAGAGAAAGAAAAGCAAAAATTCCAACCTGATGTGATTTTCACTCATCATGGAGGAGATGTAAATATTGATCATCAACGTACATTTGAGTCGGTTATAACATCTTGCAGGCCAATGAAACATGAGAAGGTGCAAACTATAATAACTTTTGAAACACCGTCTGGCACCGAATGGCGTGCTTCTTCAGATCCTAAGCATTTTATCCCAAATTTATTTTTTAAAGTCAATGAGGAGAATGTAGACGCAAAAATTAAAGGTATGGAAAGTTATGAGTTTGAAAGACGGGAATATCCACATCCACGTTCTCCAGAGGCATTGAAAATCCAAGCACAAAGATGGGGAGTTTCAATAGGAACAGATTATGCAGAGGCTTTTCAAATAATTCGATCTATTAATTAA
- the pseI gene encoding pseudaminic acid synthase — translation MTIQDYEINKDSKVFIIAELSANHNGNIETAIETIKAAKRAGANCIKLQTYTPDTMTINCDKKDFIIDGTIWEGRNLYNLYEEAYTPWEWHKKLFDVAKEEGLICFSSPFDKSAVDFLEELNTPAYKVASFEITDIPLIEYIASKGKPVIISTGIAEQEDIELALETCKNAGNENVAVLKCTSSYPAPINEANMIMVKDFTERFGVISGLSDHTLGNTVPVVATCFGAKIIEKHFILDKSIGGPDASFSLDENEFKEMVDAVRSAESAIGSVDYNLTEKQKKGKDFSRSLYVVKDIKKGEKLTSDNIRSIRPGFGLHPKYFESVLGKLAKTDLEKGTPLELSKLS, via the coding sequence ATGACAATTCAGGATTATGAAATAAATAAGGATTCTAAAGTTTTTATTATTGCCGAACTTTCAGCGAATCATAATGGAAATATTGAGACAGCTATAGAAACAATTAAGGCTGCTAAAAGGGCTGGAGCTAATTGTATAAAATTACAAACTTATACTCCGGATACCATGACTATTAATTGTGATAAAAAAGATTTTATCATTGATGGCACTATATGGGAAGGAAGGAATCTTTATAATTTATATGAAGAGGCATATACACCGTGGGAATGGCATAAAAAATTATTTGATGTTGCAAAAGAGGAAGGATTAATTTGTTTTTCTTCACCATTTGACAAATCGGCTGTAGACTTTTTAGAGGAATTAAATACTCCAGCTTATAAAGTTGCTTCGTTTGAAATTACAGATATTCCTTTAATAGAATACATAGCTTCCAAAGGAAAACCGGTCATTATTTCTACTGGAATTGCTGAGCAAGAGGATATTGAATTAGCTTTAGAAACTTGCAAAAATGCTGGTAATGAGAATGTTGCTGTGCTGAAGTGTACTTCATCATATCCTGCCCCTATAAATGAAGCTAATATGATTATGGTAAAAGATTTTACTGAAAGATTTGGGGTTATATCAGGACTATCTGATCATACTTTAGGTAATACGGTTCCTGTAGTGGCCACTTGTTTTGGCGCAAAAATTATAGAAAAACATTTTATACTGGATAAATCTATCGGTGGTCCAGATGCATCATTTTCATTGGATGAAAATGAATTTAAGGAGATGGTAGATGCAGTAAGAAGTGCAGAAAGTGCCATAGGTTCTGTTGATTATAATCTTACTGAAAAACAAAAAAAGGGTAAGGACTTTAGTCGTTCATTATACGTAGTAAAAGATATTAAGAAAGGCGAAAAATTGACATCGGACAATATCAGATCAATAAGGCCTGGATTTGGTTTGCATCCAAAATATTTTGAATCTGTTTTAGGCAAACTGGCGAAAACAGATTTAGAAAAAGGGACACCTTTAGAACTTTCCAAATTGTCTTAG
- a CDS encoding ABC transporter ATP-binding protein, protein MKIKKVLKDNFQYFFYFYGYLRHRIFIAFSLSFARGVLDGFGLAMFIPLLKMSSAGTESIENDGLGNLSFLPQFLNSIGISLNIRNTLFIILTFFCFKGIVAFIEGYTRVTYQQLFMREIRLSNIKLLNTFKFSEFVKSDVGKIQNTFSAEVGRVNIAYKSYFKAIEYGVLVLVYVCFAFAANARFAIIVAIGGMLTNFLFKWLFERTKILSKKYTKSAHSFQSLLIQHVANFKYLKASGLNFRYGTKLEENITELEEVQKNLGLVDSVLRALREPLTILVVVIAILIQVSYFNSDIGLIILSLLFLYRALTFLLALQEHWNKFLGVSGSMDNMTDFTNELKKNKDRNGDVEFKGFKEKITIRDIHFKFGNTPIITGLNLEINKNESIAIVGESGSGKSTMMNILSGLLLPEKGEVLVDGKPLKSLDLNSYRKRIGYIAQEAPIFNDSVFNNITFWAKKSEENLKKFEEAIQKAALFDFVNSLDNKENEILGNNGINISGGQKQRLSIARELYKDVDFLFMDEATSALDGETEAAIQSNIDKLKGQYTIITIAHRLATVKNADKIIVLKRGNIENIGNFKELSESSSTFKEMIKLQGMSA, encoded by the coding sequence ATGAAGATTAAGAAAGTTCTCAAGGATAACTTCCAATATTTTTTTTATTTCTACGGTTACCTTAGACATAGAATATTCATAGCTTTTAGTTTAAGTTTCGCTAGGGGTGTTTTAGATGGTTTTGGGCTGGCAATGTTTATACCTCTATTAAAAATGTCATCTGCCGGAACGGAAAGTATTGAAAATGATGGTTTAGGTAATTTGAGTTTTTTACCTCAGTTTCTAAATAGTATAGGGATTAGTCTGAATATAAGAAATACATTATTTATTATTCTTACATTTTTCTGTTTTAAGGGAATCGTAGCATTTATAGAAGGATATACCAGGGTGACTTACCAGCAATTATTTATGCGGGAAATAAGACTTAGCAATATTAAATTATTGAACACTTTTAAATTTAGTGAATTTGTTAAATCTGATGTAGGTAAAATTCAGAATACATTTAGTGCAGAAGTAGGACGTGTAAATATTGCATATAAAAGTTATTTTAAAGCTATAGAATATGGTGTTTTAGTTCTAGTTTATGTGTGTTTCGCTTTCGCTGCTAATGCTAGATTTGCCATTATTGTAGCTATAGGAGGAATGTTAACTAATTTCTTATTTAAATGGTTGTTTGAAAGAACAAAGATTCTTTCTAAAAAATATACCAAGAGTGCACATAGTTTTCAAAGTTTGTTGATCCAACACGTAGCTAATTTCAAATATTTAAAAGCTTCAGGATTAAATTTTAGGTATGGTACTAAATTGGAGGAGAATATCACCGAACTGGAAGAGGTGCAAAAGAATCTGGGATTAGTAGATTCAGTCTTGAGGGCATTAAGGGAGCCGCTTACGATATTGGTAGTGGTAATTGCTATTCTAATACAGGTAAGTTATTTTAATTCAGATATAGGTTTAATAATTTTAAGCCTATTATTTCTTTATAGAGCCTTAACTTTTTTACTGGCTTTGCAGGAGCACTGGAATAAATTTCTTGGTGTCTCCGGTTCGATGGATAATATGACCGATTTCACTAATGAATTAAAAAAAAATAAGGATAGAAATGGAGATGTTGAGTTTAAAGGATTTAAAGAAAAAATTACGATCCGGGACATTCATTTTAAATTCGGGAATACTCCTATCATAACTGGGTTAAACTTGGAGATTAATAAAAATGAAAGTATAGCTATAGTTGGAGAGAGTGGCTCTGGAAAATCTACTATGATGAATATTTTATCTGGTCTACTCTTACCTGAAAAAGGTGAGGTATTAGTTGATGGTAAGCCTTTGAAAAGTTTAGATCTTAATTCGTACAGAAAAAGGATTGGATATATAGCACAGGAAGCTCCTATTTTTAATGATAGTGTATTCAACAATATCACATTCTGGGCAAAAAAAAGTGAGGAGAATTTGAAGAAATTTGAAGAGGCTATTCAAAAAGCTGCCTTATTTGATTTTGTAAATTCTTTGGATAATAAAGAAAATGAGATTCTAGGTAATAACGGTATTAATATAAGTGGAGGGCAAAAACAACGTCTGTCTATAGCTCGAGAATTATACAAAGATGTCGATTTTTTATTTATGGATGAAGCTACTTCTGCTCTAGATGGAGAAACTGAAGCTGCAATTCAATCTAATATAGATAAATTAAAAGGACAATATACTATTATAACAATAGCCCATAGACTGGCAACAGTTAAGAATGCTGATAAAATTATAGTGCTAAAAAGGGGTAATATTGAAAATATAGGAAATTTTAAAGAGTTATCTGAGAGCTCGAGTACTTTCAAAGAAATGATTAAACTGCAAGGTATGTCAGCATAA